DNA from Streptomyces sp. NBC_01260:
GCCCTCGGTGGCTGGCTCGCCACCCGCGGTGAGATCACCCTCGGAACGTTCGTCGCGTTCTCCACCTACCTCGCCCAGCTCGTCGGCCCCGTCCGGATGCTCGCCATGGTCCTCACCGTGGGACAGCAGGCCCGCGCCGGTGTGGAGCGCGTACTGGAACTGATCGACACCGAGCCGACGATGCAGGACGGCACCAAGGACCTCCCCGCCGACGCCCCGGCCCGCGTCGAGTTCGAGGACGTGCGCTTCGGGTACGACGACGACCGCCCCGTCCTCGACGGTTTCTCGCTGACCATCGAGCCCGGCGAGACGGTCGCCGTCGTCGGCGCGTCCGGCAGCGGCAAGTCGACCGTCTCGATGCTGCTCCCGCGCTTCTACGACGTGACGCACGGCGCCGTCCTGGTCGGCGGCCACGACGTCCGCGAACTGACCCTCGACTCGCTGCGGGCCGCCATCGGCCTGGTGCCGGAGGACAGCTTCCTGTTCTCCGACTCCATCCGCGCCAACATCGCCTACGGGCTCCCCGACGCCACCGACGAACAGATCGAGCAGGCCTCCCGCGCCGCCCAGGCCCACCGGTTCATCGCCGAGCTGCCCAAGGGGTACGACACCGAGGTCGGCGAGCACGGGCTCACCCTCTCCGGCGGCCAGCGCCAGCGCGTCGCCCTCGCCCGCGCCATCCTCACCGACCCCCGGCTGCTCCTCCTCGACGACGCCACCTCCGCCGTCGACGCCCGCGTCGAGCACGAGATCCACGAGGCGCTGCGGCAGGTGATGGCGGGCCGGACGACGCTGCTGATCGCCCACCGCCGCTCCACCCTCAACCTCGCCGACCGGATCGCCGTCCTGGAGAACGGCCGGCTCGCCGACGTCGGTACGCACGAGGAACTGGAGCGCCGCTGCGCGCTCTACCGGCGCCTGCTCACCGACCCGGACGAGCTCGGCGGCACCTCGCCCGGCCACCGGCCGGCCGGTCCCGCCGCCGACCCCGCGCACGACCGTGCGCTCCAGGAGGAGCTGGACGCCGAGTTCGACGCCGAGCGCGGCATCACCCCCGAGCTGTGGGTCCGCAAGGAGGAGGCCCGTGAGGCCGACGCGGCCGGCACCCCCGCCACCCCGGAGCTCCTCGCCCAGGTCGACGCCCTGCCCCCGGCGACCGACACCCCGGACATCGACGAGGCCCGCGCCGTGCACGCCGAGGAGTCCTACGGACTGCGCCGGCTGCTGCGCGGCTTCGGGCTCCCGCTGCTGGTGAGCCTCGCGCTGGTGGCCGTGGACGCCGGAGCGGGACTGCTCCTTCCGGTGCTGATCAGGAACGGCATCGACGAGGGCGTCACCCAGCTGGCGCTCGGCGCGGTCTGGACGGCCTCCGTCCTCGGGCTCGTCGTCGTCCTCGTGCAGTGGGTGGCCCAGGTCGGCGAGACCCGGATGACGGGCCGCACCGGTGAGCGGGTGCTTTACTCGCTGCGGCTGAAGATCTTCGCGCAGCTCCAGCGCCTCGGGCTGGACTACTACGAGCGTGAGCTGACCGGCCGGATCATGACCAGGATGACGACGGACGTGGACGCGCTGTCCACGTTCCTGCAGACCGGTCTCGTCACGGCCTTCGTCTCCGTCGTCACCTTCTTCGGGATCATGGTCGCGCTGCTGGTCCTGGACGTCGAGCTGGCGCTGGTGGTCTTCGCGACCCTGCCGGTGCTGGTCATCGGCACGTTCTTCTTCCGCCGCAAGAGCGTCCAGGCGTACGAGCTGGCCCGTGAGCGCATCAGCGCCGTCAACGCCGACCTTCAGGAGTCCGTCTCCGGGCTCCGGATCGTGCAGGCCTTCCGCCGCGAGCGGGACGGCGGCGACCGGTTCGCCGGGCGCAGCGACTACTACCGCGAGGCCCGGGTCCGCGGCCAGTGGCTGATCTCGGTCTACTTCCCGTTCGTCCAGCTGCTGTCGTCGGTGGCCGCGGCCGCCGTGCTGATCGTCGGTGCCGGCCGGGTCGACAACCACACGCTCACCACCGGCGCGCTCGTCGCCTACCTGCTCTACATCGACCTCTTCTTCGCGCCCGTGCAGCAGCTCTCCCAGGTCTTCGACGGCTACCAGCAGGCCACCGTCTCGCTCGGCCGGATCCAGGAACTCCTCCAGGAGCCGGCGTCCACCGCCGACCAGGACGAACCGCTGGACGTGCTGTCGCTGCGCGGCGAGATCGCGTTCGAGGACGTGTCCTTCGCGTACGGCGGCGAGGAGGCCGCGCTCACCGGTGTCGACCTGCGTATCCCGGCCGGGCAGACGGTCGCGTTCGTCGGCGAGACCGGTGCGGGCAAGTCCACCCTCGTCAAGCTCGTCGCCCGGTTCTACGATCCGACGGGCGGCCGGGTCACGGCGGACGGCACCGATCTGCGCAGCCTCGGTCTCACCGCGTACCGGCACCGGCTCGGAGTCGTACCGCAGGAGGCGTACCTCTTCGCCGGTACGGTGCGTGACGCCATCGCGTACGGGCGGCCGGAGGCCACCGACGCGGAGGTGGAGGCGGCGTCCAGGGCCGTCGGCGCGCACGACATGATCGCCACCCTGGACGGCGGCTATCTGCACGAGGTCGCCGAGCGGGGCCGCAATCTCTCCGCCGGACAGCGGCAGTTGATCGCCCTGGCCCGCGCCGAACTCGTCGACCCGGACATCCTGCTGCTCGACGAGGCCACCGCGTCCCTGGACCTCGCCAGCGAGGCGCTGGTCAACCAGGCGACCGACCGCCTCGCGGGCCGGCGCACCACTCTGGTCGTCGCCCACCGGCTGACCACCGCCGCCCGCGCCGACCGGGTCGTGGTGATGGACCACGGTCGGGTCGTCGAGGACGGCACGCACGACGAACTCCTCGCCCTGGACGGGAAGTACGCCGTGCTGTGGCGCACCTTCATCGGGGAGGACGAGCCGGCCGCGGTGTGAACGACGGGCGCGTCCCGGCCGGTCAGCCCCGGATGGCGGAGATCTTCCCGGTGCCCAGGTCCTGCCGCACGGTCAGGTAGGTGTACGTCCGGTGAGCGGTCGTGCCCCAGGTGAGGCGGACCGTCGACCAGGTGTGGCCGGCGCCGCTGTCACTCGGGGTGACCCGGAAGCCGGCCGGCACGTCCTGGGCGCGCAGCACCCCGTCGGCGTGGTTCTTCGCCTCCCAGCGCTTCAGCTCCGAGCGCAGTGCGGGCGTCAGATAGAAGCTCCGGAGCGTGGTGGCGAGCTTGCCGCCGCCCTCGGCGGCGATGGCGTCGAGGTAGGAGCCGTAGAAGTGGGCGACCAGCTGGTCCCCCGGGGCGTCGCGCTCGCTGTGCGCCGGTGCGGCGGGTGCGGCCTGCGGTGCGACAGCCGCGGTGGCCGGGACGGCGGCGACCGCGGTCAGGAGAGCGGCCGCGAGCAGTGTGCGACCGATGAGGCGGCGGTCGCGGGGACGCCGGGCGGCGCGGAGTCGGGTCATGGCAGTGACTTCCTTTCGTGTGGCTTGTCCTGTTGGAGCCATCGTGTGGCGGTTTGGTTGCCCGTTATGCCGAGCGCGCCCGGTGCAACCTCCGGATGGCCTCCCGCGTCGTACGCAGGTACGCGTATGTGCGTCCATGTGTCGGGTAGCGGTGCAAATGTTCGATGAGGCGATGGGGCTGCTGGTGAACAGAGCGACGATCAGAGGGACCGCGGGGTCCGGCGGACGCACGGGGCGCGGGCGTGCCGTCCGGCCGCTCGTCCTGGCCCTGACCACCGCCCTCGCACTGCTCCTCGGCGGGGTCGGAGCGACCGGCGCGGGCGCCGCGTCGGTCTGTGCCGGACGGCCGGCGAAGACGCTGACGTTCGGTACGGGCGAACTGCGCGTCTACAAGACCCGTTCCTACGCCTGCGCCCTCGCGGTCGCCGCCAAGCCCGGTGCGCGCCGCCGGATGTCCGTACAGATCCAGCCGCGCGGCGGGCGCCCGGTCATCGACAGCGGCTTCTTCACCCGGCAGGCCGGACCGGTCACGGTCCACGCGCTGAACCGGTGCGTCCGGGTCTCCGGCACCATCTCGGGACGGACCGGCTCCACGGGCTGGATCCTGTGCTGACCGGGTGATTCGTCCGGGCCGGGTGGCAATGAGGTCTGGCGGCACCGGTGTTGCCCCGCTAGGTTCACGTCGTCTGTTGTGAATCAAGGGGAGGGTGTATGCGCAAGGCGCTCAGAGGTTTCCTGTCGCTCGCGATGCTCATCGGCACAGTGAGTGCGACGGGTGCCTCCGCCGGGGCGGCCACCGCCGCCGAACCGGCCGTGCTCCGTTCCGCCGTCAGCGACAGCGGTACGAGCACGGACATCAAGGACCGCATCCTGGCCATCCCGGGAATGAGCCTCATCGAGGAGAAGCCCTATCCGGGCTACCGCTACTTCGTCCTCAACTACACCCAGCCGGTCGACCACCGGCACCCGTCCAAGGGGACGTTCCAGCAGCGGATCACCCTGCTGCACAAGGACACGTCCCGTCCGACGGTGTTCTTCACCAGCGGATACAACGTGTCCACCAATCCCAGCCGCTCCGAGCCGACCCGGATCGTGGACGGCAACCAGGTCTCGCTGGAGTACCGGTTCTTCACCCCGTCCCGCCCGTCGCCCGCCGACTGGTCCAAGCTCGACATCTGGCAGGCCGCCAGTGACCAGCACCGCGTCTTCACCGCGCTGAAGGGGATCTACTCGAAGAACTGGCTGACCACCGGCGGTTCCAAGGGCGGCATGACGGCCACGTACTACGAGCGCTACTACCCGAAGGACATGGACGGCGTCGTCGCGTATGTCGCGCCCAACGACGTGGTCGACAAGGAGGACTCGGCGTACGACCGGTTCCTGGCAGGCGTCGGCACCAAGGAGTGCCGCGACAAGCTGAACGGCGTGCAGCGCGAGGCGCTGATCCGCCGGGAGCCGCTGGAGGAGAAGTACCGGCAGTACGCCGCCGACAAGGGCTACACCTTCACCACCGTCGGCACCCTCGACAAGGCGTACGAGGCCACCGTCATGGACTACGTCTGGGCGTTCTGGCAGTACAGCCTGCCGGCCGACTGCGCATCCGTCCCGGCCGACGCCAGGACCGCCACCGACCAGGCGATCTGGGACTCGGTCGACTCGATCTCCGGCTTCTCCGCCTACGCCGACCAGGGCCTGGAGAGGTACACGCCGTACTACTACCAGGCGGGCACCCAGCTCGGTTCGCCCGATATCAAGCAGCCCTGGCTCGGCAAGCTCAGCCGGTACGGCTACCAGCCGCCGCGCACGTTCGTGCCGCGCTCCATCCCGATGAAGGCCCAGCCCTCGGTGATGCGGGACATCGACAACTGGGTGCAGCACCACGCCAGCCACATGCTGTACGTGTACGGGCAGAACGACCCGTACGGCGCGGAGCGCTTCCGGCTCGGCGCCGGAGCCCGTGACAGCTACGTCTTCACCGTGCCTGGCGGCAACCACGGGGCGACCGTCGCCGGTCTGGACCCGGCCGAGAACGCCACGGCCACCGCGGCCGTCCTGCGCTGGGCGGGCGTCGCCCCGGCCGCCGTCCAGGCGGACCCGGCGAAGGCCAAGCCGCTCGCGAAGTTCGACGCGGTGCTCGACAAGCGGGACCTGACGACCGAGCACCGGCTCGGCACCCGGCGCCCGTAGCACGGAGCCCGTGGCGCAAGCCCGGAGCTGAGCCCCGCGGCGGCGGCCGTAAGAGCGGTCAGGCCGCCGCCGCGGGGTTTTGCCGGTCCGGCTAGTACGAGAGGCCGTAGCCCACCGGGTACAGCACCTGCGCCGGGTCGTCCGCGCGCTGGACCGGCACCGGCAGGGTGCCCTCCGGTTCGGCGCGGCCCGCGATCACCCGGGCCGCCGCCCGCAGTTCGACATCCGTCCAGGAGTACGCGGCCAGGCTCGCCGCGTACCCCGTCCCGGCCAGCTGGGCGATGTCGTACGGATTGCGGATCGCGACCGTGATCACCGGGACGCCGGTCGCGGCCAGCGCACGCACCAGGGTCCGCTGCGAACTGGTCGCCGTGACGTTGTAGGTGCCCACGACCACCGCGTCCTTGCCCTGCGCGGCCGCCACCGCCGCGTCGATGTTCGCCTGGGCCGGCGCGGTGCCGGTGGACAGGGCGGTGGCCGAGTACCCCAGCTCCTTGAACTCCGCGGCCAGGGTGGCC
Protein-coding regions in this window:
- a CDS encoding ABC transporter ATP-binding protein, translating into MSDAEETGDGRQPRGWARRLSGYAWRYRRNVLLALGSSLAGMAVMALVPLITKVIIDDVVGDHTRSLAVWTGLLIGAAALVYVSTYIRRYYGGRLALDVQHDLRTEIYGTITRLDGKRQDELSTGQVVGRATSDLQLIQGLLFMLPMTIGNVLLFLLSLVIMAWLSPLLTLVAVAVAPALWFIARRSRTRLFPATWYAQSQAAAVAGVVDGAVSGVRVVKGFGQEDQETGKLREVGRRLFAGRLRTIRLNSRYTPALQAVPALGQVAMLALGGWLATRGEITLGTFVAFSTYLAQLVGPVRMLAMVLTVGQQARAGVERVLELIDTEPTMQDGTKDLPADAPARVEFEDVRFGYDDDRPVLDGFSLTIEPGETVAVVGASGSGKSTVSMLLPRFYDVTHGAVLVGGHDVRELTLDSLRAAIGLVPEDSFLFSDSIRANIAYGLPDATDEQIEQASRAAQAHRFIAELPKGYDTEVGEHGLTLSGGQRQRVALARAILTDPRLLLLDDATSAVDARVEHEIHEALRQVMAGRTTLLIAHRRSTLNLADRIAVLENGRLADVGTHEELERRCALYRRLLTDPDELGGTSPGHRPAGPAADPAHDRALQEELDAEFDAERGITPELWVRKEEAREADAAGTPATPELLAQVDALPPATDTPDIDEARAVHAEESYGLRRLLRGFGLPLLVSLALVAVDAGAGLLLPVLIRNGIDEGVTQLALGAVWTASVLGLVVVLVQWVAQVGETRMTGRTGERVLYSLRLKIFAQLQRLGLDYYERELTGRIMTRMTTDVDALSTFLQTGLVTAFVSVVTFFGIMVALLVLDVELALVVFATLPVLVIGTFFFRRKSVQAYELARERISAVNADLQESVSGLRIVQAFRRERDGGDRFAGRSDYYREARVRGQWLISVYFPFVQLLSSVAAAAVLIVGAGRVDNHTLTTGALVAYLLYIDLFFAPVQQLSQVFDGYQQATVSLGRIQELLQEPASTADQDEPLDVLSLRGEIAFEDVSFAYGGEEAALTGVDLRIPAGQTVAFVGETGAGKSTLVKLVARFYDPTGGRVTADGTDLRSLGLTAYRHRLGVVPQEAYLFAGTVRDAIAYGRPEATDAEVEAASRAVGAHDMIATLDGGYLHEVAERGRNLSAGQRQLIALARAELVDPDILLLDEATASLDLASEALVNQATDRLAGRRTTLVVAHRLTTAARADRVVVMDHGRVVEDGTHDELLALDGKYAVLWRTFIGEDEPAAV
- a CDS encoding S28 family serine protease translates to MRKALRGFLSLAMLIGTVSATGASAGAATAAEPAVLRSAVSDSGTSTDIKDRILAIPGMSLIEEKPYPGYRYFVLNYTQPVDHRHPSKGTFQQRITLLHKDTSRPTVFFTSGYNVSTNPSRSEPTRIVDGNQVSLEYRFFTPSRPSPADWSKLDIWQAASDQHRVFTALKGIYSKNWLTTGGSKGGMTATYYERYYPKDMDGVVAYVAPNDVVDKEDSAYDRFLAGVGTKECRDKLNGVQREALIRREPLEEKYRQYAADKGYTFTTVGTLDKAYEATVMDYVWAFWQYSLPADCASVPADARTATDQAIWDSVDSISGFSAYADQGLERYTPYYYQAGTQLGSPDIKQPWLGKLSRYGYQPPRTFVPRSIPMKAQPSVMRDIDNWVQHHASHMLYVYGQNDPYGAERFRLGAGARDSYVFTVPGGNHGATVAGLDPAENATATAAVLRWAGVAPAAVQADPAKAKPLAKFDAVLDKRDLTTEHRLGTRRP